One stretch of Dokdonia sp. Hel_I_53 DNA includes these proteins:
- a CDS encoding LamG-like jellyroll fold domain-containing protein — MRTKLLLIFTFCIASLCASGQVPPGAVGEYYFSGNLDNSAGSQDFTTSASSLTYFSDRFGNALSSIYIDSNIFNGYTYTGTNNNVSISFWVNISVNDPATQRLVQLIDNSGKGFKITYQPNGPLTQVDFESVNDAKSAGTVSVPKGQWVHLALTIEQTSTGFSNNFYINGVLDTNVSSAISSNRVSQFLTSNATFKLSPFTGQAFSGTMDDVVLYERALSQAEVTSLFNATDPRVCTVNIPDANFKAALVANTTINTNGDAEIQCSEASNYNGVINFVRFNINDATGIEAFTNITGLILANNNLTTIDLQNNTSLTNLNLGGNDLNTVDISANTLLETLNVINNNLVALDVSSQPSLETFLASGNAINSIDLSTNTNLLTVGLGNNNISTIDLSSNILIGDLSIVGNSLSSIDVSPLVSLTDLSLGNNNIASIDLSSNTAITYIDLTQNSLQNLDLTNNNLIERIFVFDNQLTSLNIANNNNAAINTLRATSNPNLGCIQIDSGFTPPSGWQKDATASYSDNCNASACTVNIPDANFKAALVANTTINTNGDAEIQCSEASNYNGEINFVRFNINDATGIEAFTNITGLILVNNNLTTIDLQNNTSLTNLNLGGNDLNTIDISANTLLETFNVINNNLVALDVSSQPSLETFLASGNAINSIDLSTNTNLLTVGLGNNNISTIDLSSNTLIDILGIVSNSLTSIDVSALTSVTNLSLGNNNIASIDLSSNASLTLIDLTQNSLQNLDLTSNNLLEKIFVFDNQLTSLNIANNNNSAITTLNATSNPNLGCIQIDSGFTPPSGWQKDATTSYSDNCNASACTVNIPDANFKAALIGDTAINTNGDAEIQCDEASQYTGAINLGNSNINSLVGIEAFINATILRASRNNLSNVDLSNNTAFVDIDLTFNSLTALDVSNLVNLEVLSCGSNSLNTIDLSQNINLTTLSISGNQLATLNVTNNLNLDIIVAEGNALAGTLDITQNNLLTFLSVANNDLNTIDITNNGNLTTLNVSTNELTELNLANGNNAALGTMNATSNSNLSCIQIDAGFSPPSTWTKDTTTSYSDNCAASNCIVNLPDANFKAALIGDTAINTNGDAEIQCDEASLFTGTIDVSNQNIFDLTGIEAFTNLTQLFAEDNGLSSIDLQNNTELLTISFLGNNLTSLDVTNLIKLESLTAGENGISSIDLSQNIKLETLDLSFNNLNTIDVSNNINLEVINLGQNSLSTINTTNLSMLRITTLNSNQFTSIDFSNNPALTSVNLINNQLTDLDLANGNNPTLAVVRVTNNPDLTCIQIDSGFTPPSNNWLKDATANYSDNCSNTTDIQDPVAVCQDVTLQLDSNGTATLTAAQVDNGSSDDVGVASIAIDITSFDCSNVGSTTVTLTVMDAAGNSDTCTATITVEDNEAPIITCPADETVSVDQGDQYTIPNYTLSFQDNCSATINQSPAAGTTIGAGVQTITFTATDPSGNTSDCSFDLTVDETLSVKDQPAIKVSVYPNPVTDILMIDTATPVEKVDVYALSGQKVFSTTSSQVEMSTLSTGIYFVHITTGQGSSYKRVIKQ; from the coding sequence ATGAGAACAAAATTACTATTAATCTTTACATTTTGTATTGCTAGTCTCTGTGCTAGTGGTCAAGTACCTCCTGGAGCTGTAGGAGAATATTATTTTTCTGGTAATCTAGACAATAGTGCAGGCAGTCAGGATTTTACAACCTCCGCAAGCTCGTTGACCTACTTCTCAGATCGCTTCGGCAATGCACTAAGCTCCATTTATATTGATAGTAATATATTTAATGGCTATACATATACGGGTACCAATAATAATGTGTCAATCTCTTTCTGGGTAAATATCTCTGTAAACGATCCTGCTACTCAAAGGTTAGTGCAGTTAATTGATAATTCTGGTAAGGGTTTTAAAATAACATATCAACCGAATGGGCCTTTAACACAGGTAGATTTTGAAAGTGTCAATGATGCTAAATCTGCAGGTACAGTATCAGTTCCAAAAGGACAGTGGGTACATCTAGCACTTACCATAGAACAAACGAGTACTGGATTTAGTAATAATTTTTATATAAATGGAGTTTTGGATACAAATGTATCTTCTGCTATATCCTCAAATAGGGTTTCACAATTCCTTACATCAAACGCAACATTTAAATTATCGCCATTTACAGGTCAGGCTTTTTCCGGGACAATGGATGATGTTGTTTTATACGAAAGAGCATTATCTCAAGCTGAGGTTACAAGTCTTTTTAATGCTACAGACCCGAGAGTATGTACTGTAAATATTCCAGATGCCAACTTTAAAGCAGCTTTAGTTGCAAATACAACAATTAACACCAATGGGGATGCTGAAATCCAATGTTCTGAAGCAAGTAATTATAATGGAGTAATTAATTTTGTTCGTTTTAATATAAACGATGCAACAGGGATTGAAGCATTTACAAATATTACTGGATTAATTCTAGCTAATAATAATTTAACTACAATTGATCTTCAAAACAACACTTCTTTAACTAACTTAAATTTGGGAGGAAATGATTTAAACACCGTAGATATAAGTGCAAATACCTTGCTAGAAACGTTAAATGTTATCAATAATAATTTAGTAGCTTTAGATGTATCAAGTCAACCCAGTTTAGAAACATTTTTGGCGTCAGGTAATGCAATAAATTCTATAGACTTGTCTACTAATACAAATTTATTGACCGTAGGATTAGGTAATAATAATATTAGTACTATTGATTTGAGTTCAAATATTCTAATAGGTGATCTAAGTATTGTTGGTAATTCACTTTCATCGATTGATGTCTCTCCATTAGTATCTCTAACTGACTTGTCTCTAGGCAATAATAATATTGCTTCTATAGATTTAAGCTCAAATACCGCGATTACTTACATAGACTTGACTCAAAATTCTTTGCAAAATTTAGATTTAACAAATAATAATTTAATAGAGCGAATTTTTGTTTTTGATAATCAATTAACAAGTTTAAACATTGCAAATAATAACAATGCTGCAATTAATACACTAAGGGCAACATCAAATCCTAATCTGGGATGCATCCAGATAGACAGTGGATTTACACCTCCATCAGGATGGCAAAAAGATGCTACAGCTAGTTATAGTGATAATTGCAATGCTAGTGCGTGTACTGTAAATATTCCAGATGCAAACTTTAAAGCTGCACTAGTAGCAAATACAACAATTAACACTAATGGGGATGCTGAAATCCAATGTTCTGAAGCTAGTAATTACAATGGAGAAATTAATTTTGTTCGTTTTAATATAAACGATGCGACAGGGATTGAAGCATTCACAAATATTACTGGATTAATTCTAGTTAATAATAATTTAACTACAATTGATCTTCAAAACAACACTTCTTTAACCAACTTAAATTTGGGAGGAAATGATTTAAACACCATAGATATAAGTGCAAATACCCTGCTAGAAACGTTCAATGTTATTAATAATAATTTAGTAGCTTTAGATGTATCAAGTCAGCCCAGTTTAGAAACATTTTTGGCGTCAGGTAATGCAATAAATTCTATAGACTTGTCTACTAATACAAATTTATTGACCGTAGGATTAGGTAATAATAATATTAGTACCATTGATTTAAGTTCAAATACTCTTATAGATATTCTGGGTATTGTTAGTAACTCACTTACATCAATTGATGTCTCAGCTTTAACATCCGTAACTAATTTGTCTTTAGGCAATAATAATATTGCTTCTATAGATTTAAGCTCAAATGCCTCGCTTACATTAATAGACTTAACTCAAAATTCTTTACAAAATTTAGATTTAACAAGTAATAATTTATTGGAGAAAATTTTTGTTTTTGATAATCAATTAACAAGTTTAAACATTGCAAATAATAACAATTCTGCAATTACTACCCTAAACGCAACATCAAATCCTAATCTGGGATGCATCCAGATAGACAGTGGATTTACACCTCCATCAGGATGGCAAAAAGATGCTACAACTAGTTATAGTGATAATTGTAATGCTAGTGCGTGTACCGTAAATATTCCAGATGCAAACTTTAAAGCTGCATTAATTGGGGATACAGCAATAAATACAAATGGAGATGCAGAGATACAATGTGATGAGGCAAGTCAATATACTGGTGCTATAAATCTAGGGAATTCAAATATCAATAGTCTTGTTGGTATAGAAGCCTTTATAAATGCTACCATTTTACGTGCTTCTCGTAATAACCTCTCAAATGTAGATTTATCCAACAATACAGCTTTTGTCGATATAGATTTAACTTTTAATTCGCTAACTGCGTTAGATGTAAGCAATCTTGTTAATCTTGAAGTTTTATCCTGTGGCTCAAATAGTCTCAATACAATAGATCTTTCCCAAAATATTAACCTTACCACTTTATCTATTAGCGGAAATCAATTAGCAACTCTAAACGTTACAAACAACTTAAATCTAGATATTATAGTTGCAGAGGGTAATGCCTTAGCGGGTACATTAGACATTACACAAAATAATCTTCTTACATTTTTATCTGTGGCAAATAATGATTTAAACACTATAGATATTACAAATAACGGCAACTTAACTACATTAAATGTGTCGACTAATGAACTAACAGAACTTAATCTTGCAAATGGAAATAATGCAGCTTTGGGTACAATGAATGCTACTAGCAATTCTAATTTATCTTGTATCCAAATAGATGCAGGTTTTTCCCCTCCATCAACTTGGACAAAAGATACCACAACCAGTTATAGTGATAACTGTGCAGCAAGTAATTGTATTGTAAATCTTCCAGACGCAAACTTTAAAGCTGCATTAATTGGGGATACAGCTATTAATACAAATGGAGATGCAGAGATACAATGTGATGAAGCAAGTCTATTTACGGGAACAATAGATGTAAGCAATCAGAATATTTTTGATCTTACAGGCATTGAAGCATTTACCAACTTAACTCAACTTTTTGCTGAGGATAACGGATTAAGTTCGATCGATTTACAAAATAATACTGAACTATTAACAATTTCATTTTTAGGTAATAATCTAACTTCTCTAGATGTCACAAATCTTATAAAATTAGAGTCACTTACTGCTGGTGAAAATGGTATAAGCAGTATTGACCTATCTCAAAATATTAAATTAGAGACCCTAGACTTATCATTCAATAATCTTAATACTATAGACGTTAGTAATAATATAAATTTGGAGGTAATCAATTTGGGACAAAATTCTCTTAGTACTATTAATACTACCAATTTGTCTATGTTGAGAATTACAACATTAAATTCTAATCAATTTACGTCTATTGATTTTAGTAATAATCCCGCTCTAACTTCTGTTAACTTAATAAATAATCAATTAACAGATTTAGATTTAGCAAACGGTAATAATCCGACATTAGCCGTAGTACGTGTTACTAATAACCCAGACCTTACTTGTATTCAGATTGATAGTGGGTTTACACCACCGTCTAATAATTGGCTTAAAGATGCGACAGCAAACTATAGTGATAATTGTTCAAATACAACAGATATACAAGATCCAGTTGCAGTTTGCCAGGATGTAACGTTACAGTTAGATAGCAATGGTACCGCTACATTAACTGCTGCTCAAGTAGATAATGGAAGTAGTGATGATGTAGGTGTTGCAAGTATTGCAATTGATATCACTTCATTTGATTGTTCAAACGTAGGATCCACTACGGTTACACTTACGGTAATGGACGCAGCAGGAAACTCAGATACTTGTACAGCGACAATTACTGTAGAAGATAATGAAGCACCAATAATTACCTGTCCGGCAGATGAAACTGTTTCTGTAGATCAAGGGGATCAATATACAATACCTAACTATACTCTTTCTTTTCAAGATAATTGTAGTGCAACAATAAACCAGAGTCCAGCTGCTGGAACTACAATAGGTGCAGGTGTGCAGACTATTACTTTTACTGCAACAGATCCAAGTGGTAATACTTCAGATTGTAGCTTTGATCTTACAGTAGATGAAACACTTTCGGTAAAAGATCAGCCGGCTATTAAAGTCAGCGTTTATCCTAACCCAGTGACTGATATACTTATGATTGATACAGCTACGCCTGTAGAAAAAGTGGATGTTTATGCACTATCGGGACAAAAAGTGTTTAGTACCACTAGTAGCCAAGTGGAAATGAGTACACTTTCTACAGGGATCTATTTTGTACATATCACGACAGGTCAAGGATCTTCTTATAAAAGAGTTATTAAGCAGTAA
- a CDS encoding HYR domain-containing protein — protein sequence MKIKLLLIFTFCIASLCASGQVPPGAVGEYYFSGNLDNSAGSQDFTTSASSLTYFSDRFGNALSSIYIDSNIFNGYTYTGTNNNVSISFWVNISVNDPATQRLVQLIDNSGKGFKITYQPNGPLTQVDFESVNDAKSAGTVSVPKGQWVHLALTIEQTSTGFSNNFYINGVLDANVSSAISSNRVSQFLTSNATFKLSPFTGQAFSGTMDDVVLYERALSQAEVTSLFNATDPRACIVNIPDANFKAALVADSGINTNGDGEIQCAEASNFNGQINISNANFNDLTGIEAFTSITGLIADRNNFTSINLQNNISLTTLDLRGSNLTTLDLSANTLLESLNVTNNNLSALDLSNQSNLEILFASKNVLNNIDLSSNTNLLNLNLDENNLSSLNLSANTQLTGLLANQNTLSSVDLSTLTALTFLSLNNNNLTTIDLSSNDALTYIDLANNQLSILDVANGNNSAITTFNSTSNSALSCIQIDTGFTPPSGWQKDATASYSNNCSNTTDTTNPVAVCQDVTLQLDSNGTATLTAAQVDNGSSDDVGVASTTVDITSFDCSNVGTNTVTLTVMDAAGNSDTCTATVIIEDNEAPTVTCPSDVAVAVNQGAQYSIPNYTAVSNDNCSTTLSQNPAAGTMVGVGVHTVTFTATDPSGNTSNCSFDITVTENADTTNPVAVCQDVTLQLDSNGTATLTATQVDNGSSDDVGVASTTIDITTFDCSNVGATMVTLTVTDAAGNSDTCTATVTVEDNEAPTVTCPSDVAVAVNQGAQYSIPNYTAVSNDNCSTTLSQSPAAGTMVGVGVHTVTFTATDPSGNTSNCSFDITVTENADTTNPVAVCQDVTLQLDSNGTATLTAAQVDNGSSDDVGVASTTIDITSFDCSNVGATMVTLTVTDAAGNSDTCTATVIIEDNEAPTVTCPSDVAVVVNQGAQYSIPNYTAVSNDNCSTTLSQSPAAGTMVGVGVHTVTFTATDPSGNTSNCSFDITVTENADTTNPVAVCQDVTLQLDSNGTATLTAAQVDNGSSDDVGVASTTIDITSFDCSNIGITMVTLTVTDAAGNSDTCTATITVEDNEAPTITCPSDETVSVDQGDQYTIPNYTLSFQDNCSATVSQSPAAGTTIGAGVQTITFTATDPSGNSVDCSFNLTVDETLSIKDQSAIKVSVYPNPVTDILMIDTATPVEKVNVYALSGQKVFSTTSSQVEMSTLSTGIYFVHITTGQGSSYKRVIKK from the coding sequence ATGAAAATAAAATTACTATTAATCTTTACATTTTGTATTGCTAGTCTCTGTGCTAGTGGTCAAGTACCTCCTGGAGCTGTAGGAGAATATTATTTTTCTGGTAATCTAGACAATAGTGCAGGCAGTCAGGATTTTACAACCTCCGCAAGCTCGTTGACCTACTTCTCAGATCGCTTCGGCAATGCACTAAGCTCCATTTATATTGATAGTAATATATTTAATGGCTATACATATACGGGTACCAATAATAATGTGTCAATCTCTTTCTGGGTAAATATCTCTGTAAACGATCCTGCTACTCAAAGGTTAGTGCAGTTAATTGATAATTCTGGTAAGGGTTTTAAAATAACATATCAACCGAATGGGCCTTTAACACAGGTAGATTTTGAAAGTGTCAATGATGCTAAATCTGCAGGTACAGTATCGGTTCCAAAAGGACAGTGGGTACATCTAGCACTTACCATAGAACAAACGAGTACTGGATTTAGTAATAATTTTTATATAAATGGAGTTTTGGATGCAAATGTATCTTCTGCTATATCCTCAAATAGGGTTTCACAATTCCTTACATCAAACGCAACATTTAAATTATCGCCATTTACAGGTCAGGCTTTTTCCGGGACAATGGATGATGTTGTTTTATACGAAAGAGCATTATCTCAAGCTGAGGTTACAAGTCTTTTTAATGCTACAGACCCGAGAGCCTGTATTGTAAATATTCCTGATGCAAATTTTAAAGCAGCTTTGGTTGCAGATTCTGGAATAAATACAAATGGTGATGGAGAGATCCAATGTGCAGAGGCAAGCAATTTTAATGGTCAGATTAATATTAGTAATGCAAATTTTAATGATTTAACTGGTATTGAAGCTTTTACTAGCATCACTGGTTTAATTGCAGATAGAAATAATTTTACTTCAATTAATCTTCAAAATAATATTTCCTTGACTACTCTTGATCTGAGAGGCAGTAATTTAACTACGTTAGATTTAAGTGCTAATACTCTCTTAGAGTCTTTAAATGTTACTAATAATAATTTATCAGCGCTTGATTTATCCAATCAGTCAAATTTGGAAATATTGTTTGCATCGAAAAATGTATTAAACAATATTGACCTGTCTTCTAACACAAATCTCTTAAATTTAAATTTGGATGAAAATAATTTAAGCTCCCTTAACTTAAGTGCAAATACACAGCTAACTGGGTTGTTGGCTAATCAAAATACTCTTTCGTCTGTTGATCTTTCTACATTAACAGCTCTCACCTTTTTGTCGTTAAATAATAATAATTTAACTACCATTGATTTAAGCTCAAATGATGCACTAACGTATATAGACCTTGCTAATAATCAATTATCAATTTTAGACGTTGCTAATGGTAACAACTCTGCAATAACTACTTTTAATTCAACATCGAATAGTGCATTAAGTTGCATTCAGATTGATACTGGTTTTACACCTCCATCAGGATGGCAAAAAGATGCAACTGCAAGTTATAGTAATAATTGTTCAAATACTACTGACACAACAAATCCAGTTGCAGTATGTCAAGATGTAACACTACAATTAGACAGCAATGGTACCGCTACATTAACTGCTGCTCAAGTAGACAACGGAAGTAGTGATGATGTAGGTGTGGCAAGTACAACAGTTGATATCACATCATTTGATTGCTCAAATGTGGGAACCAATACGGTTACACTTACGGTGATGGACGCAGCAGGAAACTCAGATACTTGTACAGCGACAGTTATAATAGAGGATAATGAAGCACCTACTGTGACTTGTCCATCAGATGTGGCTGTGGCAGTTAATCAAGGTGCACAATATAGCATTCCAAATTATACTGCTGTATCTAATGATAATTGTAGCACAACATTGAGTCAAAATCCAGCTGCTGGAACGATGGTGGGTGTAGGAGTACACACAGTAACTTTTACTGCGACAGATCCAAGTGGGAATACAAGCAATTGTAGCTTTGATATAACAGTTACTGAAAATGCAGACACAACAAATCCTGTTGCAGTTTGTCAAGATGTAACACTACAATTAGACAGCAATGGTACCGCTACATTAACTGCTACTCAAGTAGATAACGGAAGTAGTGATGATGTAGGTGTGGCAAGTACAACAATTGATATCACAACATTTGATTGTTCAAATGTCGGAGCTACTATGGTAACACTTACGGTGACGGATGCAGCAGGAAACTCAGATACTTGTACAGCGACAGTTACTGTAGAAGATAATGAAGCACCTACTGTGACTTGTCCATCAGATGTGGCTGTGGCAGTTAATCAAGGTGCGCAATATAGCATTCCAAATTATACTGCTGTATCTAATGATAATTGTAGCACAACATTGAGTCAAAGTCCAGCTGCTGGAACGATGGTTGGTGTTGGAGTACACACAGTAACTTTTACTGCGACAGATCCAAGTGGGAATACAAGCAATTGTAGCTTTGATATAACAGTTACTGAAAATGCAGACACAACAAATCCTGTAGCAGTTTGTCAGGATGTAACACTACAATTAGACAGCAATGGTACCGCTACATTAACTGCTGCTCAAGTAGACAATGGAAGTAGTGATGATGTAGGTGTTGCAAGTACAACAATTGATATCACATCATTTGATTGTTCAAATGTCGGAGCTACTATGGTAACACTAACGGTGACGGATGCAGCAGGAAATTCAGATACTTGTACAGCGACAGTTATAATAGAGGATAATGAAGCACCTACTGTGACTTGTCCATCAGATGTGGCTGTGGTAGTTAATCAAGGTGCGCAATATAGCATTCCAAATTATACTGCTGTATCAAATGATAATTGTAGTACAACATTGAGTCAAAGTCCAGCTGCTGGAACGATGGTGGGTGTAGGAGTACACACAGTAACTTTTACTGCGACAGATCCAAGTGGGAATACAAGCAATTGTAGCTTTGATATAACAGTTACTGAAAATGCAGACACAACAAATCCAGTAGCAGTTTGTCAGGATGTAACACTACAATTAGACAGCAATGGTACTGCTACATTAACTGCTGCTCAAGTAGATAACGGAAGTAGTGATGATGTAGGTGTGGCAAGTACAACAATCGATATCACTTCATTTGATTGCTCAAATATTGGAATCACTATGGTTACACTTACTGTGACGGACGCAGCAGGAAACTCAGATACTTGTACAGCGACAATTACTGTAGAAGATAATGAAGCACCAACAATTACCTGTCCATCAGATGAAACTGTTTCTGTAGATCAAGGGGATCAATATACAATACCTAACTATACCCTTTCTTTTCAAGATAATTGTAGTGCAACAGTAAGCCAGAGTCCAGCTGCTGGAACTACAATAGGTGCCGGTGTGCAGACTATTACTTTTACTGCAACAGATCCAAGTGGTAACAGTGTAGACTGTAGCTTTAACCTTACAGTAGATGAAACACTTTCGATAAAAGATCAGTCGGCTATTAAAGTCAGCGTTTATCCTAACCCAGTGACTGATATACTTATGATTGATACAGCTACGCCTGTAGAAAAAGTGAATGTTTATGCACTATCGGGACAAAAAGTGTTTAGTACCACTAGTAGCCAAGTGGAAATGAGTACCCTTTCAACAGGGATCTATTTTGTACATATCACGACAGGTCAAGGATCTTCTTATAAAAGAGTGATTAAAAAATAG
- a CDS encoding LytR/AlgR family response regulator transcription factor, whose protein sequence is MKAIIIDDEKKARILLSTILEENCKEITNVLTAQDLLSGIDIIKNEKPDIVFLDIEMPENSGLEILEFLDPNTINFEIIFTTAYSEYAVQAFELSAIDYLLKPLRPSKVISAVQKVIDQKSSSKNNKKIEALKESLATQNFKKIALPVSDGIKFVNFKDIIFFQADGMYTTVTTIDDEKILISKPLRHFTDLLKDVSYFYKTHRSYLINLNFIKKYVKSDGGYILMTNDVSVSISKDKREMFLQLVANM, encoded by the coding sequence ATGAAAGCAATAATTATTGACGATGAAAAAAAAGCTAGAATACTTCTATCTACAATATTAGAAGAAAACTGTAAAGAAATTACAAATGTACTTACCGCTCAAGATTTGCTTTCTGGAATTGATATCATCAAGAATGAAAAACCTGATATTGTTTTTTTAGATATAGAAATGCCAGAAAATTCTGGTTTAGAAATTTTAGAATTTCTTGATCCAAACACCATTAACTTTGAGATTATTTTTACAACGGCTTATAGTGAATATGCTGTACAAGCCTTTGAATTATCAGCAATAGATTATTTGTTGAAACCCTTAAGACCTTCTAAAGTAATTAGCGCTGTTCAAAAGGTAATTGACCAAAAATCTTCTAGTAAAAACAATAAAAAAATAGAAGCACTCAAAGAAAGTCTAGCCACTCAAAACTTTAAGAAAATTGCATTGCCTGTGAGCGATGGAATTAAGTTTGTCAACTTTAAAGATATCATTTTCTTCCAAGCAGACGGTATGTATACGACTGTAACAACTATAGATGACGAAAAAATTCTTATCAGTAAACCGTTGAGACATTTTACTGATCTTCTCAAGGATGTTTCTTATTTCTATAAAACACACCGTTCATATCTAATTAATCTCAATTTCATAAAAAAATATGTCAAAAGTGACGGAGGCTATATTTTAATGACAAATGATGTTTCAGTATCTATCTCTAAGGATAAAAGGGAAATGTTTCTACAGCTAGTTGCTAATATGTAA